DNA from Candidatus Hydrogenedentota bacterium:
GTCAAGGCGGCGGGCGGCAATGTGGACTTCCCGGCGGGTCCGGCGGATTTCATTCCCGCGTCGGGCATCGAGGAATTGGTCGCGCAGGGCGAACGCCACGGCATCCCGTCGGAAGGCAGCGACAACACGGACATTCACAGCCTGCAAGTCATCCTGCTGCTCGGCATCCGCGGCGTGGGCGCCTATGCGGACCATGCGCGGCTGCTCGGCAAGGAAGACGATTCGGTCTATGCGTTCATCCATGAAGGGCTGGTGGCCACGCATCAAAAGGACATCGCGCTCGAAACCGCGCTGGGCCTGGTTCTGAAGTGCGGCGAGGTCAATCTGCGCGCAATGGAACTGCTCGACGCCGGCCATACGGAACATTTCGGCCACCCGGTCCCGACGCCGGTGGCGCTCGGCGCGAAAAAGGGCAAGGCCATCCTGATTTCCGGGCATGACCTGCTCGACCTCGAGGCGCTGCTGAAGCAGACCGAGGGCAAGGGCATCAACATTTACACGCACGGCGAGATGCTGCCCGCACACGGGTATCCCGGACTCAAGAAGTACAAGCATCTTGCGGGCAACTGGGGTTCCGCCTGGCAGAACCAGGTTCTCGAATTTCCGAAGTTCCCCGGCGCGATCCTGATGACGACGAACTGCCTGCAAGCGCCGAAGCAGTCGTACAAAGATCGCATCTTCACCTGCGGCAATGTCGGCTGGCCGGGCGTCACGCACATCACGGACCGCAACTTCGCGCCGGTCATCGAGGCGGCCCTCGCGCAGCCCGGTTTCGCCGAAGACACCGAAGCGGGCACGGTGCTGACCGGATTCGCGCGCAACGCGGTGCTGGGCGTCGCGGGACAGGTCATCGAGGCCGTCAAGAACAAGGCCATCCGCCACTTCTTCCTGGTCGGCGGCTGCGACGGCGCGAAGCCGGGCCGCAACTACTACACGGAATTCGTCGAAAAGGTCCCGCAGGATTGCGTGGTCCTGACGCTTGCCTGCGGCAAGTACCGATTCTACGACAAGCAACTCGGCGACATCGGCGGCATTCCGCGCCTGCTCGATGTCGGCCAGTGCAACGACGCGTATTCGGCGATTCAGATTGCCGTCGCGCTCGCGGGTGCGTTCAACTGCGGCGTCAACGACTTGCCGCTCTCGATGATCTTGTCGTGGTACGAGCAGAAGGCGGTATCCATCCTGCTGACCCTGCTCCATCTGGGCATCAAGGACATCCGTCTTGGACCGAGCCTGCCGGCGTTCATCACGCCCGCCGTGCTCAACGTGCTGGTCGAGAACTTCGCCATCAAGCCCATCGCGACGCCGGATGAGGACTTGGCGGCTATCTTGGGATAGGAGCGACTACGGGGAACCTCTTCCCCGGGAGGGACGACGTCCGCGCCGTCCATGCGAGCAAGGACGCGCACCCCGGCCGTAAGAAGAGGTTCCCCACTCCCCAAAAAGAAAAAACGAAGACAGGAATTGCCCATTATGAAACAGACGCGCAAGATTATTGAAATTGACGAAGATCTCTGCAACGGTTGCGGCGAATGCGTGCCCTCCTGCGCGGAAGGCGCGATACAAATTGTGAACGGAAAAGCCAAACTCGTTGCGGACAAATACTGCGACGGACTCGGCGCCTGCTTGGGCGAGTGCCCGACCGGCGCGCTGCGCGTCGTGGAACGTCCTGCCGAGGAATTCGAAGGGCCCGCGCCGCATGTCGCGCAGGCCGCGCATTCCGGTCCGGCTCCGTCCGCCTGTCCTTCCGGCGGCGGCTGTCCCGGCGCGCGCATCCAGCAATTCGGGAATCGGCCCGCCGCCGTTCCTTGCGGTACATCGGTTCCCGCCCAATCCGAACTCGGCCATTGGCCGGTGCAGATTCGCCTCGTGCCGCCCGGCGCTCCCTTCCTGCAAAACGCGCATTTGCTGGTCGCCGCCGACTGCGTACCGGTGGCCTATCCCGCGTTTCACCAGGATTTCCTGCGCGACAAGTCCGTCATGATCGGCTGCCCCAAGTTCGATGATCCCGACCCGTACATTGACAAATTCGAGGCGATTTTCGCGCAGTCCGATGTCAGGAGCGTTACCGTTGTCGTCATGGAAGTGCCCTGTTGCCAGGGATTGCCTGTCATTGTCGAGGAAGGCATGCGCCGGGCCGGGCGAAAAGTTCCCATGGAAAAAGTGGTCATCAGCCTGAACGGGGACATTATCCGCCGCCAGTCGTATTGATGGCGGGCAGGCTTGCCGTTCCCACCATCGCGTCCCCGCACAGTACGCAACAAGCCGTTTGCGATGCCTCAACCGGCCGGGTGATTGGCGCGTCCAAGACATAGTATGATTGTCCCTGTGGGCTTTGTGTGACCGGTGTACAAACGGAGACTGAATGAATGAAACGGTATCTTGTCTGGCGGGTGATGGCAGTCGTCATGCTGGGGTTTGGATGGGCGCAGGCGGCGGACTGGCCTCAATACGGCGGACCGGACCGCAATAATGTGTCGTCCGAAAAGGGCCTTGCGCGGAAATGGCCGGAAGCCGGGCCCAAGGTTCTCTGGACCGTCAACCTGGGACCGGGCTACGCTTCGCCCTCCATTGCGGGCGGCAGGGTGTACATCCTTGATCGGCCGGACGATGTGCACGATGTGCTGCGATGCCTCGATATCAAAGACGGCAAGGACATCTGGAACGTTACCTATGAAGCGCCGGGAAGCGTCAGCCACAACGGATCGCGTACCGCGCCGACCGTGGACGGCCAATACGTGTATTCGGTGGGGTTGTTGGGGCATTTCTATTGCGTGGATCTGGCCACCAATCGGCCGGTATGGCACAAGAACATTTGCGCGGATTTCGGCCTTGAAGTGCCGAGGTGGGGCGTTACGCAGGCGCCGAGCCTGTACAAGGACCTGGTCATCGTTGCGCCCCAGGCGCCGGAGGCCTTTGTGGCGGCGTACAGGCGCAATACGGGCGAACTGGTGTGGAAATCGCCTTCGTTGGGCCTTGTCGGATACGTGACCCCGGTGATTGCGGCGCTCGACGGGGTGGAGCAGGCCGTCATGGTTGGAGCCGGCAGCAAGGATGAGGCCGTCAAGGGCGCCGTGGCGGGGATTTCGCTGGAGGACGGCTCGATTCTGTGGCGATACGAAGGCTGGCAATGTTTCATTCCGATTCCCTATCCCGTTATCCTTCCCGATGACCGCCTTTTCATCACGGGCGGATACCGGGCGGGCTCTGCGATGATTCAGGTCAAGAAACAGGACGGCGCCTTTGCCGTCAAGGAATTGTTCAAAACAGATGTCTGCGGCAGCCAGATTCAGCAGCCCATCCTCTTCGACGAGCATCTTTACCTGAACAGCAATTCAAACGAACGCGAAGACGGTATGATGTGTCTGACGCTCGACGGACAGATGAAATGGAAAACGAAGGATATCGCCGGCGCGCCTACCTTCGAGCGCGGGCCGTTGCTCATGGCGGACAATCTGATCTTCAATCTCGACGGCAAGCGGGGCATCCTGTACCTTGTCGAACCTTCGCCGGTCGGATACAAGGAACTGGCTAAGGTTCAGTTGCTCGGCGGGAAGGAAATCTGGGCGCCCATGGCGCTGTCGGACGGAAAACTGCTCGTCCGCAGCCAGTCCGAAATGAAATGCCTTGATGTCGGAAAGCCGAACTGATCCACCGGATTTGCCGATTCCACGTTCTATTCCGTAAACGTCTTTACGGTTCTTTTGCCGCGGGAAGTCGCTTCAGCGAGGCCGTCCGGGCCGATGTACGCAGTTCGTCCATCCAATTGTCCATGTTTGGACAGCGCGGGAAGCGGCGTCCGTTCATCCAATCGCCTTGGATGTGATACCGAATCCGGTGATCCGCGCCGAGTTTCAGTATGGCCTGGCGCTGATCCGGCATTTCCACCATCCGCACAAAGGCGTCCGGATTGAACAGGATGCCTAGTCCGATGAATCCGATGGCCGGATCCTGAATGCCCCACGATGCCATGACGCCTTCTTTCGTGTCGAGCATGAACTGTTCCCGCGAGAGGCGCTCGAGACCCACCCCGATTTCGATCGCTTCGCCGGGTTCGACGTTTTCGACCGTCACGTCAATCGGCGAATCGGGGCGATCCGCCAACGCGGCGCAGCGAAAGACGACGTTGTGGGGGCCGACATGCTCCCCGCGCAGTTCGATCTCGACACGGTCCGGTGTTTCGGAGACGAGCCGCTTCGACCAGACGATATCGCCCTTGCCATTCGGGCTGTAAGCGGGATACGCCTTGCCACCCGCGTGGATCGTGACGCCTCCAAGTCCGCATGTGCTTTTGACGTGCAGCGCGTCCATGCCCCAGTCCTGTTCGGCGTGGTAATTGACGCCGGATCCGAATGAGGAGATCACAAGCCCCGGATTCCGCTTGCCGAAGAAGTCGAACTGACCCCAATAGGCGCGGTAGGCGCATCGTTCGGATTCCCATGCGATATTCGGCGGCGCCCAGTCATGGCCCCATGCGACCCGCGGTCCGCGCACCGAATCCAGCGTGCCCGCGCGGAAACGGTTGAAATCCGGCGTGGTTTCCGGCAGGCCGAATTCGTCCGCGACGGCTTTCCGCATGCCTCCGAGGTTGCCGTGGGCGCGAAGCGCATCGAACGCGGTCCAGAATGCGGGTTTCGCGTGTCGCGACTTCAACGCAAGGATGAGCCGGTCCTTGACAAGGTCGAGATAGTACCGCCACGATTCGTTGCTTGACAACAGCCGCACGCGAAGGGGTTTGTCGAGCATTGGCGAGTCAAAACCGGAGGCGGCGAATGCCTGAAGGGCGTCCTCTTCCCGCAAACCCGTTTTCGCAAGCGCTTGCCGAAGAGTTTCGCCGAGCGCGTAAAGTTGTTCAGGCGCACGGGCCAGGAGCGGTTCCATAATGGCGTTGACCTCGCCCCAGACGTAGCGTATGTCCGTAACGGAGGCGTCCCCGCGCGTCCATTCGTCATCGAGGCGGCCGTCGCCGTCCACGTCCAGCCGCCATGTGTCAATATACCCGTCGCGGTCGGAATCAACGTATTCGTAGCGCATATCGGGCTGGTTGTCGTAATCGTAATCCACGATCATCCATGAGGTTTCCGCTCCGAAGAGATGCAGGCGCTGGTCGGTCGGCGTGTAATAGATCTTCAAGCCGTAGGCGGGATCCTTGTCCACCTCGTATCGTTTGTTGAAAGGCCCGCAACTCGGTCCGCCGATTTGCGGAAACAGATCGTTGCCCTTCGCGATAATTCCTTCCCATCGCTCCTGTGTGTCCCAGAACCGCCCTTCGCGCAGGTTGTCGCCGTCCAGGTTCAAATCGTTCTCGTCCCATGTCAGCATGTAATTCGCCCATGCGGTGTCGCGCGAGTATTGGGGGCCGATGTGGAACCGCAGAAACGGCCCCGTCGGGATTCCCCGCAGCGAGCGGCGTTCGCAGAAACGGGGATCCAGAGTTAGTCCCTCTGGGGCGTAGGCGCTGATGGACACGTCGAAATCGCGCGGGTTGTCCGGCGTCGCGTCGTGATCCGCGTCGAAACTGTACCGGAGATTGCCGACGGATTCGTTGCGTCCCGAAAAACGAATGACCTCCTCGGTCACGCCGTCCCGGTCAAGGTCGTAGAACAAAAACGGATTTTCGAACGTGCAGATCCATTCGGTGTCGTTCGGGCCGAGGGTGAAGGCGCAGAAAAGTTCGTCGC
Protein-coding regions in this window:
- a CDS encoding 4Fe-4S binding protein, with product MKQTRKIIEIDEDLCNGCGECVPSCAEGAIQIVNGKAKLVADKYCDGLGACLGECPTGALRVVERPAEEFEGPAPHVAQAAHSGPAPSACPSGGGCPGARIQQFGNRPAAVPCGTSVPAQSELGHWPVQIRLVPPGAPFLQNAHLLVAADCVPVAYPAFHQDFLRDKSVMIGCPKFDDPDPYIDKFEAIFAQSDVRSVTVVVMEVPCCQGLPVIVEEGMRRAGRKVPMEKVVISLNGDIIRRQSY
- a CDS encoding DUF4861 family protein; translation: MRSIVAMTAVMAFGTCLAADENGAVTATFEKVFGEAVRLDPATIARVVSGKPGDRHYVDRNGDGKPEEVWFVDTAPRHPEKWRPVLVRAIDEDGDLESGDEPDFDSDLYVADWHADGTVDAVTDYTDLDGDGDVDEMAFYFPWKNEGLMVWWGWDVGDDNLLWYDIGYTYRQHECQYNCHFGGDELFCAFTLGPNDTEWICTFENPFLFYDLDRDGVTEEVIRFSGRNESVGNLRYSFDADHDATPDNPRDFDVSISAYAPEGLTLDPRFCERRSLRGIPTGPFLRFHIGPQYSRDTAWANYMLTWDENDLNLDGDNLREGRFWDTQERWEGIIAKGNDLFPQIGGPSCGPFNKRYEVDKDPAYGLKIYYTPTDQRLHLFGAETSWMIVDYDYDNQPDMRYEYVDSDRDGYIDTWRLDVDGDGRLDDEWTRGDASVTDIRYVWGEVNAIMEPLLARAPEQLYALGETLRQALAKTGLREEDALQAFAASGFDSPMLDKPLRVRLLSSNESWRYYLDLVKDRLILALKSRHAKPAFWTAFDALRAHGNLGGMRKAVADEFGLPETTPDFNRFRAGTLDSVRGPRVAWGHDWAPPNIAWESERCAYRAYWGQFDFFGKRNPGLVISSFGSGVNYHAEQDWGMDALHVKSTCGLGGVTIHAGGKAYPAYSPNGKGDIVWSKRLVSETPDRVEIELRGEHVGPHNVVFRCAALADRPDSPIDVTVENVEPGEAIEIGVGLERLSREQFMLDTKEGVMASWGIQDPAIGFIGLGILFNPDAFVRMVEMPDQRQAILKLGADHRIRYHIQGDWMNGRRFPRCPNMDNWMDELRTSARTASLKRLPAAKEP
- a CDS encoding PQQ-binding-like beta-propeller repeat protein, which codes for MKRYLVWRVMAVVMLGFGWAQAADWPQYGGPDRNNVSSEKGLARKWPEAGPKVLWTVNLGPGYASPSIAGGRVYILDRPDDVHDVLRCLDIKDGKDIWNVTYEAPGSVSHNGSRTAPTVDGQYVYSVGLLGHFYCVDLATNRPVWHKNICADFGLEVPRWGVTQAPSLYKDLVIVAPQAPEAFVAAYRRNTGELVWKSPSLGLVGYVTPVIAALDGVEQAVMVGAGSKDEAVKGAVAGISLEDGSILWRYEGWQCFIPIPYPVILPDDRLFITGGYRAGSAMIQVKKQDGAFAVKELFKTDVCGSQIQQPILFDEHLYLNSNSNEREDGMMCLTLDGQMKWKTKDIAGAPTFERGPLLMADNLIFNLDGKRGILYLVEPSPVGYKELAKVQLLGGKEIWAPMALSDGKLLVRSQSEMKCLDVGKPN
- the hcp gene encoding hydroxylamine reductase; translated protein: MFCNQCEQAANGVACTAQGVCGKKPDVAALQDLLTYVLKGLGMVAVEGRKVGVVDAETDRFAAAAVFSTLTNVNFDPDRFVAYIQKTVALRDALKKQVKAAGGNVDFPAGPADFIPASGIEELVAQGERHGIPSEGSDNTDIHSLQVILLLGIRGVGAYADHARLLGKEDDSVYAFIHEGLVATHQKDIALETALGLVLKCGEVNLRAMELLDAGHTEHFGHPVPTPVALGAKKGKAILISGHDLLDLEALLKQTEGKGINIYTHGEMLPAHGYPGLKKYKHLAGNWGSAWQNQVLEFPKFPGAILMTTNCLQAPKQSYKDRIFTCGNVGWPGVTHITDRNFAPVIEAALAQPGFAEDTEAGTVLTGFARNAVLGVAGQVIEAVKNKAIRHFFLVGGCDGAKPGRNYYTEFVEKVPQDCVVLTLACGKYRFYDKQLGDIGGIPRLLDVGQCNDAYSAIQIAVALAGAFNCGVNDLPLSMILSWYEQKAVSILLTLLHLGIKDIRLGPSLPAFITPAVLNVLVENFAIKPIATPDEDLAAILG